From Leptospira kirschneri serovar Cynopteri str. 3522 CT:
GAAAGATTCCCCTGGAATTTATTTTCGGAAGGGATTTATACTTTTTACCAAACCCTGGAAACTAAACTCCAATTTGGTTTAACAAATTCTAAACTTTTGCCAACGATCGTTTTTACCAAAACTTCGGAAAAAATCACAAAACAAATCCAAACTCTTCAACGATTTCCTGTCTTTAGAATCGAATCTTCAAATTCAAAATCGATACAAAACCTTTTAGAGAATTTGATTTTGAAAATTCTTAAAGAAGTACCAATTTCTTCTGTCCAAAAAAAGTCAAAATTTAAGATAGAACCTGGTTTTTAAAAATGTCAGTCAGAAAAATTTTAAGAATGGGAGATCCGATTCTCCGTAAAATTTCAGAACCGATTACGGAAGACGAAATTCAAACCAAAGAATTCAAAAAGTTGATCCGAGATATGTTCGACACAATGCGTCACGCAGAAGGTGTGGGACTTGCGGCTCCTCAGATCGGAATTTTGAAACAAATCGTAGTCGTAGGTTCCGAAGATAACGAACGTTACCCTGGAACCCCAGACGTTCCAGAAAGAATCATTTTAAATCCGATAATTACACCTCTTACAAAAGATACTTCCGGTTTTTGGGAAGGTTGTCTTTCCGTTCCAGGAATGAGAGGTTATGTGGAAAGACCCAATCGAATCAGAATGCAATGGATGGATGAAAAAGGAAATCAATTTGACGAAACCATAGACGGTTATAAAGCGATCGTCTATCAACACGAATGTGATCACCTACAGGGAATTTTATACGTAGATAGACTAAAAGATACTAAGTTATTCGGTTTTAACGAAACCCTAGACTCTTCTCACAACGTCCTCGACTAAAATTAAAAAAACATAAAGTATGAAATCTCTGGTTGAATTTT
This genomic window contains:
- the def gene encoding peptide deformylase, whose protein sequence is MSVRKILRMGDPILRKISEPITEDEIQTKEFKKLIRDMFDTMRHAEGVGLAAPQIGILKQIVVVGSEDNERYPGTPDVPERIILNPIITPLTKDTSGFWEGCLSVPGMRGYVERPNRIRMQWMDEKGNQFDETIDGYKAIVYQHECDHLQGILYVDRLKDTKLFGFNETLDSSHNVLD